A genomic region of Pseudomonas sp. MPC6 contains the following coding sequences:
- a CDS encoding type II toxin-antitoxin system HicB family antitoxin, translated as MNSMTYKGYAARVEFDERDDIFVGRVLGVRDIISFHADSVAELRAGFAAAVEDYLADCGPPT; from the coding sequence ATGAACAGCATGACCTATAAGGGCTATGCGGCCCGAGTCGAGTTTGATGAGCGGGACGACATCTTCGTCGGCCGGGTGTTGGGTGTGCGTGACATCATCAGCTTTCACGCCGATTCAGTGGCCGAGCTGCGCGCCGGGTTTGCTGCCGCTGTTGAGGATTATTTGGCGGACTGTGGCCCGCCGACTTGA
- a CDS encoding cupin domain-containing protein, whose product MSNSSNLPPASAPASQPAAAGPHFLGTRIRGLRKRRGMTLAALADMSELTAGYISQLERNLAYPSIPALFNIARSLGVTIQWFFASEASTAPEDSGYVVRKHSRMSVHYEDGIVDQLLTPQPNRQLEILHSRFPPGTYSQQSYSHEGEEAGYLLSGSFELWVGERHFQLNEGDSFSFSSQEPHRYGNPGEVDAVVIWVITPPTF is encoded by the coding sequence ATGAGCAACAGCAGCAACCTGCCGCCTGCCAGCGCGCCCGCCAGTCAGCCCGCTGCCGCAGGGCCGCACTTCCTCGGCACGCGCATTCGCGGCCTGCGCAAACGCCGGGGCATGACCCTGGCCGCGCTGGCAGACATGAGCGAGCTGACAGCGGGCTACATCAGCCAGCTGGAACGCAACCTGGCCTACCCGTCGATCCCGGCGCTGTTCAACATCGCCCGCAGCCTGGGCGTGACCATCCAGTGGTTCTTCGCCAGCGAAGCCAGCACGGCCCCCGAGGACAGCGGTTATGTGGTCCGCAAGCACAGCCGGATGAGCGTGCATTACGAAGACGGCATCGTCGACCAATTGCTGACCCCGCAGCCCAACCGCCAGCTGGAGATCCTGCATTCGCGCTTTCCACCAGGCACTTACAGCCAGCAAAGCTATAGCCATGAAGGCGAAGAAGCCGGCTACCTGCTCAGCGGCAGTTTCGAGTTGTGGGTTGGCGAGCGCCATTTCCAGCTCAACGAAGGCGACAGTTTCAGTTTTTCCAGCCAGGAACCCCATCGCTACGGCAACCCCGGCGAGGTGGACGCGGTGGTGATATGGGTGATTACCCCGCCGACGTTTTGA
- a CDS encoding FAD-dependent oxidoreductase, whose amino-acid sequence MPTSTPAFAHLFEPLQIRGKRLKNRIMSSGHDTSMPTDNLVNEQLIAYHRARAEGGVGLIVLQVAGVHDSARYTSHVLMATDDACIDGYRQLADTCHAHGTVVLSQIFHPGREIMESSDGLLAVAYSPSAVPNERFRVMPRALDQAMIDEIVAGYGAAARRLYQAGLDGVEVVASHGYLPAQFINPRVNRRTDGYNGDLQQRLRFLREVIAAVRANTDEQFIIGLRISADERDPEGLTEDESLAAVKSLQQQLDYVHIVAGTSASLGGAVHIVPPMAIEAAYLAKEAGTFKASLSIPLFVTGRINQPQEAELIIARGQADVCGMTRALICDPQMPNKSNAGRSEDVRACIACNQACIGHFHKGLPISCIQHPETGRELIFGKLHATTNRKRILIAGGGPAGMKAAAVAAARGHEVTLYEAGAQLGGQILLAQLLPRRSEFGGASTNLQREMHLAGVRVVCNTRVDRALVERERPDLVIVATGAEPYWPTFERGGDLHVVDAWQVLRDEVTPGRSVLVVDWRCDWIGPGIAERLVRAGHQVQLAVNGTHCGENLPLYVRDQLAGELHKSGIPITPYARLYGCDDSAVYMQHTASAEPIIFEDIDTLVLCQGHQPVDTLGAELQGLVEFRRIGDCLAPRTAEEAIYEGLRVAWDL is encoded by the coding sequence ATGCCGACTTCCACCCCAGCGTTCGCGCACCTGTTCGAACCGCTGCAGATCCGTGGCAAGCGTCTCAAGAACCGCATCATGTCCAGCGGCCACGACACTTCGATGCCGACCGACAACCTGGTCAACGAGCAACTGATCGCCTATCACCGGGCGCGTGCCGAAGGCGGCGTCGGGCTGATCGTGCTGCAGGTTGCCGGGGTGCATGACAGTGCGCGCTACACCTCCCATGTGCTGATGGCCACCGATGACGCCTGCATCGACGGTTATCGACAGCTGGCCGACACCTGTCATGCCCATGGCACGGTGGTGCTCTCGCAGATTTTCCATCCGGGCCGGGAAATCATGGAGTCCAGCGATGGCTTGCTGGCCGTCGCCTACTCGCCTTCGGCGGTACCCAACGAGCGTTTTCGGGTCATGCCGCGCGCGCTGGATCAAGCCATGATCGACGAGATCGTCGCCGGTTATGGCGCGGCGGCCCGGCGTTTATACCAGGCCGGGCTGGACGGCGTGGAAGTGGTCGCCAGCCATGGTTACCTGCCCGCACAATTCATCAACCCGCGGGTCAACCGGCGCACTGACGGCTACAACGGCGACCTGCAACAGCGCCTGCGGTTTTTGCGCGAAGTCATTGCGGCGGTCCGCGCCAACACCGATGAGCAGTTCATCATCGGCTTGCGCATCAGTGCCGATGAGCGCGACCCCGAAGGCCTGACCGAAGACGAGTCGCTGGCGGCGGTCAAGTCATTGCAGCAGCAACTGGATTACGTGCACATCGTCGCCGGCACGTCGGCATCGTTGGGCGGTGCGGTGCATATCGTGCCGCCGATGGCCATCGAAGCGGCCTACCTGGCCAAGGAGGCCGGGACGTTCAAGGCCAGCCTGTCGATTCCGCTGTTCGTCACCGGGCGCATCAATCAGCCGCAAGAAGCCGAGCTGATCATTGCCCGTGGCCAGGCCGATGTCTGCGGCATGACCCGCGCCCTGATCTGCGACCCGCAGATGCCAAACAAATCCAATGCCGGACGCAGCGAGGATGTGCGCGCGTGCATCGCCTGCAATCAGGCGTGCATCGGGCACTTTCACAAAGGCTTGCCGATTTCCTGCATCCAGCATCCGGAGACCGGTCGCGAGCTGATTTTCGGCAAGCTGCACGCGACGACCAACCGCAAGCGCATCCTGATCGCCGGCGGCGGCCCGGCCGGGATGAAGGCGGCCGCCGTCGCCGCCGCACGCGGGCACGAGGTCACACTCTACGAAGCCGGTGCACAGCTCGGCGGGCAAATCCTGCTGGCGCAACTGCTGCCGCGGCGCAGCGAATTCGGCGGCGCCAGCACCAACCTGCAGCGGGAAATGCACCTGGCTGGCGTACGCGTGGTGTGCAATACCCGCGTCGACCGGGCGCTGGTCGAACGCGAACGGCCGGACCTGGTGATTGTTGCAACTGGCGCCGAACCCTACTGGCCGACCTTCGAACGGGGTGGCGACCTGCACGTGGTGGATGCCTGGCAGGTACTGCGCGACGAGGTCACGCCGGGACGCTCGGTGCTGGTGGTCGACTGGCGGTGCGACTGGATTGGCCCTGGCATCGCCGAACGCCTGGTGCGTGCCGGCCATCAGGTACAACTGGCGGTCAATGGCACCCATTGTGGAGAAAACCTGCCACTGTACGTGCGCGATCAATTGGCCGGCGAACTGCACAAGTCGGGCATTCCCATCACACCTTACGCCCGCCTTTACGGCTGCGATGACAGCGCCGTGTACATGCAGCATACCGCCAGCGCCGAGCCGATCATTTTCGAAGACATCGACACGCTGGTGCTGTGCCAGGGCCATCAGCCGGTGGATACCCTCGGTGCGGAACTGCAAGGGCTGGTGGAGTTCCGGCGGATCGGCGACTGCCTGGCACCGCGCACCGCCGAAGAAGCGATTTATGAAGGCTTGAGGGTTGCGTGGGACCTCTGA
- a CDS encoding class II aldolase/adducin family protein: MNEIAHPAAGAAEQVSSEQLVTERRLTEERLRRELAACYRLIAHFRMSDLIFTHISVRLPGPEHHFLINPYGLMFDEITASSLVKIDLDGRAVEPSPYPVNPAGFVIHSAIHRAREDAQCVLHTHTRAGCAVAALKCGLLPVNQISMEFYERVAYHDYEGVALDLGEQQRLVHDLGDKTVLMLRNHGLLTVGASIGQAFLRMYYLEKACEIQLAAQACGELVLPPAAVCEHTERQFNEPGRPLAEGELNDPDAMQLAWSALLRLADRVAPGYRD, encoded by the coding sequence ATGAATGAAATTGCACATCCGGCGGCTGGCGCTGCCGAGCAGGTTTCCAGCGAGCAACTTGTTACAGAGCGACGTCTTACCGAAGAACGCCTGCGCCGGGAGCTGGCTGCGTGTTATCGGTTGATCGCGCACTTTCGCATGAGTGACCTGATTTTCACCCACATCTCGGTGCGTCTGCCGGGGCCCGAGCATCACTTCCTGATCAACCCCTATGGGCTGATGTTCGACGAAATCACCGCCTCCAGCCTGGTCAAGATCGACCTCGACGGCCGTGCGGTGGAGCCGTCGCCGTATCCGGTCAACCCGGCGGGTTTCGTGATTCACAGCGCCATCCACCGTGCCCGCGAAGATGCACAGTGTGTGCTGCATACCCACACCCGGGCCGGGTGCGCGGTGGCGGCGTTGAAGTGCGGGTTGTTGCCGGTGAATCAGATCTCCATGGAGTTCTACGAACGGGTCGCTTACCACGACTATGAGGGCGTGGCGCTGGATCTGGGCGAGCAGCAGCGACTGGTGCATGACCTGGGTGACAAGACGGTGTTGATGCTGCGCAACCACGGTTTGTTGACCGTTGGAGCAAGCATCGGCCAGGCGTTTCTGCGCATGTACTACCTGGAAAAAGCCTGCGAGATCCAATTGGCGGCGCAGGCCTGCGGCGAACTGGTGCTGCCACCGGCGGCCGTTTGCGAGCACACCGAGCGCCAGTTCAACGAGCCGGGTCGGCCATTGGCGGAGGGCGAGCTGAACGATCCGGATGCCATGCAGTTGGCATGGTCGGCGCTGTTGCGGTTGGCGGATCGAGTGGCGCCGGGTTATCGCGATTGA
- a CDS encoding TetR family transcriptional regulator C-terminal domain-containing protein → MTQEARFSRMEPELRKANLIEATLVCLKRHGFQGASIRKISAEAGVSVGLISHHYSGKDELVAEAYRAVTGRVMSLLRDAMEQAAPNARERLSAFFRASFSAELLDPQLLDAWLAFWGAVKTAEAINLAHEHSYGEYRSELRKVLNDLARQEGWEAFDADLAAISLSALLDGLWLESGLNPGTFTPSQGMQICEAWVDGLQAGGRQRFSLQTEGC, encoded by the coding sequence ATGACCCAGGAAGCCCGCTTTTCCCGAATGGAGCCGGAGTTGCGCAAGGCCAACCTGATCGAGGCAACGCTGGTGTGCCTCAAGCGCCATGGCTTCCAGGGGGCTTCGATCCGCAAGATCTCGGCTGAAGCGGGGGTGTCGGTCGGGTTGATCAGCCATCACTACTCCGGCAAGGACGAACTGGTGGCCGAAGCCTATCGGGCGGTCACCGGGCGAGTCATGAGCCTGTTACGCGACGCCATGGAGCAAGCCGCACCGAATGCCCGTGAGCGTTTGTCGGCATTTTTTCGTGCCTCGTTCTCCGCCGAACTGCTGGACCCGCAACTGCTGGATGCCTGGCTGGCGTTCTGGGGCGCGGTCAAGACCGCCGAGGCGATCAATCTCGCCCATGAGCATTCCTATGGCGAATACCGCAGCGAGTTGCGCAAGGTGCTCAACGATCTGGCCCGGCAGGAGGGTTGGGAGGCTTTCGATGCGGACCTTGCCGCCATCAGCCTGAGCGCGCTGCTCGATGGCTTGTGGCTGGAGTCGGGACTCAACCCCGGCACCTTCACCCCGAGCCAGGGCATGCAGATTTGCGAAGCCTGGGTCGATGGTTTGCAGGCCGGCGGTCGCCAGCGTTTCAGTTTGCAGACAGAGGGCTGTTGA
- a CDS encoding response regulator: protein MTPRVLIVDDDLLIRELLHAYLSQEGYDVHCAATAELAETFLATNTVDLVMLDIRLPGKDGLTLTRELRVRSEVGIILITGRNDEIDRIVGLECGADDYVIKPLNPRELVSRAKNLVRRVRHAQLQQPAPALRQVKQFAAWGLDTDRRRLIDDAGGETLLTQGEFQLLSVFLRNSGHTLSRDQLMDQIRNREWVPNDRSIDVLVGRLRRKLHDDPAEPQLIITIHGAGYLFTASVAA, encoded by the coding sequence ATGACTCCTCGGGTACTGATCGTCGACGACGATTTGCTGATTCGCGAACTCCTTCACGCCTATCTTTCGCAAGAAGGTTACGACGTGCATTGCGCCGCGACGGCGGAACTGGCCGAAACTTTTCTGGCGACCAACACGGTCGACCTGGTGATGCTGGACATCCGCCTGCCGGGCAAGGATGGCCTGACCCTGACCCGCGAGCTGCGGGTGCGCTCGGAAGTCGGGATCATCCTGATTACCGGGCGCAATGACGAAATCGACCGCATCGTCGGCCTCGAATGCGGCGCTGACGATTACGTGATCAAACCCCTCAACCCGCGTGAACTGGTGTCGCGGGCCAAAAACCTGGTGCGCCGGGTGCGCCATGCCCAGTTGCAGCAGCCGGCGCCGGCGCTGCGTCAGGTCAAACAGTTTGCTGCCTGGGGACTGGACACCGATCGCCGCCGCCTGATCGATGATGCCGGGGGCGAAACCCTGCTGACCCAGGGGGAATTCCAGTTGCTCAGTGTCTTCCTGCGCAACAGCGGGCATACCTTGAGCCGCGATCAGTTGATGGATCAGATCCGCAACCGTGAATGGGTACCCAACGACCGCTCCATCGACGTGCTGGTCGGGCGCTTGCGGCGCAAGTTGCATGACGACCCTGCCGAGCCGCAACTGATCATTACCATCCATGGCGCCGGTTATTTGTTCACCGCCAGCGTGGCTGCCTGA
- a CDS encoding transporter substrate-binding domain-containing protein yields MWRLLGLLLALTGTSVAAETLRYCDYPVYPPISWSDGKQVRGLAPSVVKTLFGNLGYEVEIVVLGNWKRCLLDAAEGRVDVVLAYSTAQREQSMRFSTVPVLREEVAVFFNRQHPVKFERLEDLGNYRGGLLFGESYGLDFDRFVARHGNIEWVSDSRQNFGKLIRGRIDFITHERRTGQLFVENLPGAADIQALPQSLNVDYLRVAVSRRSTLAERMPAIDAELQRMVDAGEIERWLSESEATYRDMIKLPADTP; encoded by the coding sequence ATGTGGCGACTGCTCGGGTTACTGCTGGCACTGACCGGCACATCGGTGGCGGCCGAGACCCTTCGCTACTGCGATTATCCGGTCTACCCACCGATTTCCTGGAGCGACGGCAAACAGGTGCGCGGCCTGGCGCCCAGTGTGGTGAAGACGTTATTTGGCAACCTGGGGTACGAGGTCGAGATCGTCGTGCTGGGCAACTGGAAGCGCTGCCTGCTGGACGCCGCCGAAGGCCGGGTCGACGTGGTCCTGGCCTACAGCACGGCGCAGCGCGAACAGAGCATGCGCTTCTCGACGGTACCGGTGTTGCGTGAAGAGGTCGCGGTGTTCTTCAACCGCCAACACCCGGTGAAGTTCGAACGGCTTGAAGACCTCGGCAACTACCGCGGCGGCCTGCTGTTTGGTGAAAGCTATGGCCTGGACTTCGATCGCTTCGTCGCCCGGCACGGCAATATCGAATGGGTCTCCGACAGTCGACAGAACTTCGGCAAGCTGATTCGCGGCAGAATCGACTTCATCACCCATGAGCGGCGCACCGGGCAGCTGTTCGTGGAAAACCTGCCGGGTGCCGCCGACATCCAGGCGTTGCCCCAGTCATTGAACGTCGACTATTTGCGGGTCGCCGTATCGCGCCGCTCCACGCTGGCCGAGCGCATGCCCGCGATCGACGCCGAACTGCAGCGGATGGTTGACGCGGGCGAGATCGAACGCTGGTTGAGCGAGAGTGAAGCCACCTATCGCGACATGATCAAGCTGCCGGCGGACACGCCATGA
- a CDS encoding ATP-binding protein: protein MSRASPGGLLRRLLLFILLFSLCFTILASTVQLYFEYRREMRDIDSRMELIRAGYLASLERSLWDLNQEQLNVQLRGLVDFSDVARVHLRSPDFDLLQGSPAPAGPLRIERFQLNYQPPSGPSRHLGELEVSTDLDAVYRRLYATGLTSLLWMSVFLCGLAVALSGLFYRLVTRHLQVMADFARRIAAGDWHEPLRLDKSSTGREDEIDTVAHALDDMRRAILSDIHRREVDRLALQDKRDELQKMVERRTASLLRAKDEAEAANLAKSRFLATMSHELRTPLNGILGMAQLLRGASLDERDGKRLEALYKAGEGLLTILNEVLYFARLEEGESHPEQVDFSLRQLLDEVLTLLEPRGLSNGTQLQCRVDPQVDDRCRGAEQFLRQVLSNLLANAIKFTEAGHISVDVALLAAGDPATGQRLRFSVTDNGIGIAASVQEKIFERFTQASEDVAQRYGGTGLGLAISKHLVQLLGGRIGVDSQEGQGSCFWFELTLQPALAAAPVTRATSPVQPLGILVVEDVALNREVVSGLLERDGHRVSLAEDAEQALELCRRHSFELILLDVHLPGMSGVELSKLIRRTPGPNQHSRIFALTASVQPALVRGYLDAGMQGILAKPLKLDNLRQALAGERPMPEPAADTHPLGGQLMDWQLLHTHRSLLGEQKLQGLLGVLRDSIAQHRVALLEAIEAGDCTEVAHLAHRLAGSSDSLGFCALAEVLRALEVAALVNDTAAVQALVPRFHGVLQGSQAVLADVLHA from the coding sequence ATGAGCCGCGCCAGCCCCGGCGGCCTGTTGCGCCGCCTGCTGCTGTTCATCCTGCTGTTCAGCCTGTGCTTCACCATTCTCGCCAGCACCGTGCAGCTGTATTTCGAGTACCGCCGTGAAATGCGCGATATCGATTCGCGCATGGAGTTGATCCGCGCCGGCTACCTGGCCAGCCTGGAACGCAGCCTCTGGGATCTGAACCAGGAGCAGTTGAATGTGCAACTGCGCGGCCTGGTGGATTTTTCCGATGTGGCCCGGGTGCATTTGCGCAGTCCCGATTTCGATCTGCTGCAAGGCAGCCCCGCGCCGGCCGGCCCCCTGCGCATCGAGCGTTTCCAGCTCAATTACCAGCCGCCGTCCGGCCCGTCGCGGCATCTGGGCGAGCTGGAAGTCAGTACCGACCTGGACGCGGTGTATCGCCGGTTGTACGCCACCGGCCTGACCAGCCTGTTATGGATGAGCGTGTTCCTCTGCGGGCTGGCGGTGGCGCTGTCGGGGTTGTTCTACCGGCTGGTGACTCGGCATTTGCAGGTGATGGCCGATTTCGCCCGGCGCATTGCCGCCGGTGACTGGCATGAACCTTTGCGCCTGGACAAAAGCAGCACCGGCCGCGAAGACGAAATCGATACCGTGGCTCACGCCCTGGATGACATGCGCCGGGCGATTCTCAGCGATATCCACCGCCGCGAAGTCGACCGCCTGGCGCTGCAGGACAAACGCGACGAACTGCAGAAAATGGTCGAGCGGCGCACGGCCAGCCTGCTGCGCGCCAAGGATGAGGCCGAAGCGGCCAACCTCGCCAAGTCGCGCTTCCTCGCCACCATGAGCCATGAACTGCGCACGCCACTCAATGGCATTCTCGGCATGGCCCAATTGCTGCGCGGCGCCAGCCTCGACGAGCGCGATGGCAAACGCCTGGAAGCGCTGTACAAAGCCGGCGAAGGTCTGCTGACGATTCTCAACGAAGTGCTGTATTTCGCCCGGCTGGAGGAGGGCGAAAGCCATCCGGAGCAGGTCGACTTCTCGCTCAGGCAACTGCTCGATGAGGTACTGACGCTGCTGGAACCGCGAGGGTTGAGCAATGGCACGCAACTGCAGTGTCGGGTTGATCCGCAGGTCGACGATCGTTGTCGTGGCGCCGAGCAGTTTTTACGTCAGGTGTTGAGTAACCTGTTGGCCAACGCCATCAAGTTCACCGAGGCCGGACACATCAGCGTCGACGTCGCGCTACTGGCCGCGGGCGACCCGGCCACAGGGCAACGCCTGCGGTTCAGCGTGACCGACAATGGCATCGGCATCGCGGCGTCGGTGCAGGAAAAGATCTTCGAGCGCTTCACCCAGGCCAGCGAAGACGTGGCCCAGCGTTATGGCGGTACCGGGCTGGGACTCGCCATCAGTAAACACCTGGTGCAGTTGCTCGGCGGGCGCATCGGAGTCGACAGCCAGGAAGGGCAGGGCAGTTGCTTCTGGTTTGAGCTGACGCTGCAACCGGCTTTGGCCGCGGCGCCTGTCACGCGCGCCACTTCACCGGTTCAGCCGCTGGGCATTCTGGTGGTCGAAGACGTGGCGCTGAACCGCGAGGTGGTCAGCGGCCTGTTGGAACGCGACGGGCATCGGGTCAGCCTCGCGGAAGATGCCGAGCAAGCGCTGGAACTCTGCCGCCGGCACTCCTTCGAGCTGATTCTGCTCGATGTGCATCTGCCGGGCATGAGTGGCGTCGAACTGAGCAAGCTGATCCGCCGCACACCGGGGCCCAATCAACACAGCCGGATCTTCGCCCTGACTGCCAGCGTGCAGCCGGCGCTGGTGCGCGGTTATCTGGATGCCGGCATGCAAGGCATTCTCGCCAAGCCGCTGAAGCTCGACAACCTGCGCCAGGCACTGGCCGGTGAACGGCCGATGCCCGAGCCGGCAGCGGACACTCATCCGCTGGGCGGGCAACTGATGGACTGGCAGTTGCTGCACACCCATCGCAGCTTGCTCGGCGAGCAGAAACTTCAGGGTTTGCTGGGGGTGTTGCGCGACTCGATTGCCCAGCACCGCGTGGCGCTGCTCGAAGCCATCGAAGCCGGTGACTGTACCGAGGTTGCGCATCTGGCCCACCGTTTGGCCGGGAGTAGTGACTCGCTGGGCTTTTGCGCCTTGGCCGAGGTCTTGCGCGCCCTGGAAGTGGCGGCACTTGTCAACGACACGGCGGCGGTGCAAGCGCTGGTGCCGAGGTTTCATGGGGTGTTGCAGGGTTCGCAAGCGGTACTGGCGGACGTGTTGCACGCCTGA
- a CDS encoding amino acid permease: MSESIERKGIQLTRALKSRHIFMLSLGGVIGTGLFMGSGVTINQGGPMGAILAYLVAGFLMYLVMVCLGELSVQMPVSGSFQTHATKYIGPATGFMIGWVYWMSWATTVGLEFTAAGMLMVRWFPSIPIWYWSALFVVVLFGLNALATRAFGEAEYWFSGIKVAAILGFIIVGVLVIFGAIPLTSGAPAPMMTNLIGDSLFPNGLSAVFAVMMTVVYAFQGCEIMGVAAGETDQPEKSIPKAVRNVVFRVLIFYVLAIVVLSAIVPWQQAGLMESPFVQVFDMVGIPYAADLMNFVILTAILSVGNSGLYASTRILWAMSKTGMAPKSLAPLSSRGVPLRALSITLCFALVSLLTSFIAADTLFMVLMAVSGMAGTVTWIVIALAQYKFRRAFIREGGQLSDLKYRAPWFPFLPLLCIALCCSLFVFLALDETQRPSLYWGFGFIALCYGAYFLTNRKRQADMAQTVPTV, encoded by the coding sequence ATGAGCGAATCTATCGAACGTAAAGGCATCCAACTGACCCGAGCCTTGAAAAGCCGGCACATTTTCATGCTGTCGCTGGGCGGGGTGATTGGCACCGGGTTGTTCATGGGCTCGGGCGTCACCATCAACCAGGGCGGGCCGATGGGGGCGATCCTGGCTTACCTGGTGGCCGGCTTCCTGATGTACCTGGTGATGGTCTGCCTCGGCGAGCTGTCGGTGCAGATGCCGGTGTCCGGCTCGTTCCAGACCCATGCGACAAAGTACATCGGGCCCGCCACCGGGTTCATGATCGGCTGGGTGTACTGGATGAGCTGGGCGACCACGGTCGGCCTGGAGTTCACCGCGGCGGGCATGTTGATGGTGCGCTGGTTTCCGAGCATTCCCATCTGGTATTGGTCGGCCCTGTTCGTGGTGGTGCTGTTCGGGTTGAACGCCCTGGCCACTCGCGCCTTCGGTGAAGCGGAATACTGGTTCTCCGGGATCAAGGTGGCGGCGATCCTCGGTTTTATCATCGTGGGGGTCCTGGTGATTTTCGGCGCGATACCGCTGACCAGCGGCGCCCCGGCGCCGATGATGACCAACCTGATCGGCGACTCGCTGTTCCCCAACGGTCTATCGGCGGTGTTCGCGGTGATGATGACGGTGGTCTACGCCTTTCAGGGCTGCGAAATCATGGGCGTTGCCGCCGGCGAAACCGACCAGCCGGAAAAGAGCATCCCCAAGGCGGTGCGCAACGTGGTGTTCCGGGTGCTGATCTTCTATGTGCTCGCCATCGTGGTGCTGTCGGCCATCGTTCCATGGCAGCAGGCCGGGTTGATGGAAAGTCCGTTCGTGCAGGTGTTCGACATGGTCGGCATTCCTTACGCCGCCGACTTGATGAACTTCGTGATCCTCACTGCGATTCTCTCGGTGGGTAACTCCGGCCTGTATGCCTCGACGCGGATCCTCTGGGCCATGTCGAAAACCGGCATGGCCCCGAAAAGCCTCGCGCCCTTGAGTTCTCGCGGCGTGCCGTTGCGGGCGCTGAGCATCACCCTGTGCTTTGCCCTGGTGTCGCTGCTGACCAGCTTCATTGCCGCCGACACCCTGTTCATGGTGCTGATGGCCGTCAGCGGCATGGCCGGTACCGTGACCTGGATCGTGATCGCGCTGGCGCAGTATAAATTCCGTCGCGCCTTCATCCGGGAAGGCGGCCAGCTCAGCGACCTGAAATACCGCGCACCGTGGTTCCCGTTCCTGCCGCTGCTGTGCATCGCCTTGTGCTGCTCGCTGTTCGTATTCCTGGCGCTGGACGAGACGCAGCGTCCGTCGCTGTATTGGGGTTTTGGTTTTATTGCCCTGTGCTATGGCGCTTACTTCCTGACCAACCGCAAGCGCCAGGCTGATATGGCGCAGACGGTGCCGACGGTTTAA
- a CDS encoding enoyl-CoA hydratase-related protein produces MTTQSSLLSQVEAGVAWITLNRAAQRNALDIPTLKSLHALLDQYNVDPAVRVIVLTATGRSFCAGADLAEWAEAEARGALESYGWTETAHAMMSRLYSLDKPTIAAINGTAVGAGMDLTLCCDLRVAAQSARFKAGYTSMAYSPDAGASWHLPRLIGTEQAKRLLFLDELWSAERALAAGLVSEVCADEQLPSVVGELAARLASGPTFAFAQTKQLMREGARRSLPEQLSAELAAGLLCGRSVDGAEALRAAMEKRPPAFVGK; encoded by the coding sequence ATGACTACTCAATCTTCTCTGCTCAGTCAGGTCGAAGCGGGTGTTGCCTGGATCACGCTCAACCGTGCCGCGCAACGCAACGCGCTGGACATTCCGACACTGAAAAGCCTTCACGCCTTGCTCGACCAATACAACGTCGATCCGGCGGTGCGAGTGATCGTGCTGACCGCGACCGGCCGCAGTTTCTGCGCCGGTGCCGACCTCGCCGAATGGGCCGAAGCCGAGGCCCGCGGTGCGCTGGAAAGCTACGGCTGGACGGAAACCGCCCACGCCATGATGAGCCGTCTGTACAGCCTCGATAAACCGACCATTGCCGCGATCAACGGCACCGCCGTCGGCGCCGGGATGGATTTGACCCTGTGCTGCGACTTGCGGGTCGCCGCGCAGTCCGCCCGGTTCAAGGCCGGATACACCAGCATGGCCTATTCGCCGGACGCCGGTGCCAGCTGGCATCTGCCACGGCTGATCGGCACCGAGCAGGCCAAGCGCCTGCTGTTCCTCGATGAACTCTGGAGTGCCGAGCGCGCCCTGGCGGCCGGCCTGGTCAGCGAAGTCTGCGCCGATGAACAACTGCCAAGCGTGGTGGGCGAACTGGCCGCGCGCCTGGCCAGCGGCCCGACCTTCGCGTTTGCCCAGACCAAGCAACTGATGCGTGAAGGCGCCCGGCGCAGCCTGCCGGAACAACTGAGCGCGGAACTCGCCGCCGGTTTGCTTTGCGGTCGCAGTGTCGATGGCGCCGAGGCCTTGCGCGCAGCGATGGAAAAACGTCCGCCTGCCTTTGTCGGTAAATAA